The proteins below come from a single Chitinophaga pinensis DSM 2588 genomic window:
- a CDS encoding cytochrome c, which produces MPFASAQKITWNQHIAPIIHANCTPCHKKGDAAPFELMTYDDVAKRATFIKQVTQSRYMPPWKADSHYTSFANERRLTDEEIAMIAEWADNKMPKGKEAAQQEEVHFVEGTHYNRKPDTVLQMPKAFHIQGDNKERFIVYKIPFELATDMNVEAIEFVSNNRKVIHHANYEIDAVPDQQLDIYAGQDYINLTEDDRNKYVQYVPFRQHMIYYGGWIPGATCESYPKNIGWVMPKRGVILLTLHYAPVGKEEDNISGIQLFFTKTPVKREIRAVSFGSGGVGEKDIDPYFYIPADAVKTFRLKVTVPEDQSVMYVWPHMHYIGTKFKAFGVTPTGDTVKMVSVTDWDFKWQEVYWYPTLLKLPKGTIIHIEATYDNTAANPANPSSPPRLIYSSGDMKSTDEMLTLVMLYLTHEKGDETISLKNESKSK; this is translated from the coding sequence ATGCCATTTGCATCCGCGCAGAAGATTACATGGAATCAGCACATAGCGCCGATCATTCATGCTAATTGTACGCCCTGTCATAAAAAAGGAGATGCTGCACCGTTTGAACTGATGACATATGACGATGTTGCCAAAAGGGCCACATTTATAAAACAGGTCACCCAAAGCAGGTACATGCCACCGTGGAAAGCGGATAGTCACTATACTTCTTTTGCTAATGAAAGAAGACTGACGGATGAAGAGATCGCCATGATCGCTGAGTGGGCTGACAATAAAATGCCGAAAGGAAAAGAAGCGGCCCAACAGGAAGAAGTACATTTCGTGGAGGGAACACATTATAACCGTAAACCGGATACGGTGCTGCAGATGCCAAAAGCTTTTCATATCCAGGGCGATAACAAGGAACGGTTCATTGTGTATAAAATACCGTTCGAGTTGGCGACCGATATGAATGTGGAAGCGATCGAGTTTGTGTCGAATAACCGGAAAGTGATTCATCATGCAAATTATGAGATTGACGCAGTACCCGACCAGCAGCTTGACATTTACGCAGGACAGGATTATATCAATCTTACAGAAGACGACCGGAACAAATATGTACAGTATGTGCCGTTTCGCCAGCATATGATTTACTATGGCGGTTGGATTCCCGGTGCTACCTGTGAATCTTATCCCAAAAACATCGGCTGGGTAATGCCTAAGCGTGGTGTCATCTTACTGACATTACACTATGCACCAGTCGGAAAAGAAGAAGATAATATCAGTGGGATTCAGCTGTTTTTCACAAAAACGCCTGTCAAAAGAGAAATCCGGGCAGTCAGTTTCGGATCAGGCGGCGTAGGAGAGAAGGACATTGACCCCTACTTTTATATACCGGCGGATGCGGTGAAAACCTTCCGCCTAAAAGTTACAGTGCCCGAAGATCAATCGGTGATGTATGTATGGCCACACATGCATTATATCGGAACAAAATTCAAGGCATTTGGCGTTACACCTACTGGAGACACGGTTAAAATGGTATCAGTAACTGACTGGGACTTCAAATGGCAGGAAGTCTACTGGTATCCGACATTGTTGAAGTTACCCAAGGGTACGATCATCCATATAGAGGCGACCTACGACAATACCGCTGCTAACCCGGCTAACCCATCGTCGCCACCACGGCTGATTTACTCGAGTGGAGATATGAAATCGACAGATGAAATGTTAACACTTGTGATGCTTTACCTGACTCATGAGAAAGGAGACGAAACGATTAGCCTGAAAAATGAAAGCAAATCGAAATAG